A segment of the Sporocytophaga myxococcoides genome:
TTAGAAGAAACAATTTTAGATGTTTCAGAAGCTCCATTGAAGTCTACCTGAATAATTCTGTAATAGTAGGAATTATTGCCTTTGCCGGTGACGTCAGTAAAAGAATATTTATTTATAGTATTGGAATTTCCACTTCCTACGACCTGGCCAATATTATGGAATGTTTTTCCATCCAGACTTTTCTGAACAATAAATAATTTGTTGTTTAATTCCCAGGTGGTAGACCAGGTTATGATAGTACCTGAAGCATTTGATTTAGCTTCAATGCTTAGGAATTCTACCGGCAGTGTACAGGATTCGGTAGTTGCACAAACGAAAACCCTACCACAAGAATTGGTTTTGCCAGATGTTGCATTGATGCTGGCTATGTTTCCTTTTCTTTCGGGATAACAAGCCCCATCAGCAATGTCACCAATGCTTAATACATTTTGTCCGGGGGAGTTATTGTTTAAAGTACCATAAGGTTTTGTACTTGTTGAAATTCCAAATTCAGCTCCTGTTATCTCAATCCAATAAACTATACCAGCAGTTGAACCTGGCAGGGAAACATTTAAAGGAATTGTTCTTAATGTCGCGGTAGTGGTTTTGGGCAATGTGATAGAGCCCACATTGGGATAAACGATTACATCAGGTGTATTTGCATTATTCTTCCCACAGGAATTAGCAATTTTATTTGAGTAAATGTTTACTGTATAGGTGGCAGTTCCTCCTGTACTGTAATTCATTTGATAGAAATCAAGAGAATTTAGAGCAAGGTTATTCCCTTTTACTACAATCATAGTTCTAATGGTATTGTTGTTGGCAGAAATAGTTCCCATTGCTCCTTGAGAAGCTGTAGTATTAAATGAATTTTTATCTTCAGCATAAAGACCATATTCACAAACGCCCGGAATTGTGACGTAATTGGGACTTTTAACATTGATAGTACTATCGTTTTTAATTGTAGCAGTAAGCTTAGAACCTCCCGTTGCTACATTATACCATTCAACATTTATGTTGCCTCCGATTTTATTTGCACCTTTTACAGTAAAAGTTGCTTCTTTCGGAGTTGAAGTACTGCAGTAAACTCCTGTGCCCACCATTGTAGGTACAATTTTGGTGATTTTCATACTTCCGCTTGCTGGGGGGCATCCAGGTTTAGTTACGCTTAATTTATATGTTCCATCAGCTATGGCCTGATGGGCTGCGGTATTGGTTGAGAGAGGAGTATTATTTCTTTCCCAGTTAAAAGTTATTCCAGGAGCAGTTATATGTGAGTTAATAGTGTAATTGATAGGATCGCACAATAATTGATCGGGTGCAATATTTACCTTTAGTTCATTCAGAACAATTACTGAATCTGTCCTTGGGCAACCAATATTATCAGCTATTGAGTCATAGCATAAATAATATTTGCCTGCTGCAGGAGCGGATGTGAAAGAATAGGTTGAGCCAGTATTGGTACCCGATAAAGCAGTTCCGGAGCTATTTTTCCATTGAAAGGTATATTTCGATGCTCCAAGCTGAGGGTTGAGTGTAATGGGCAATGCCTCATTGCATGCATAAATCGTATCAGGTAGAATACTTGTTTTACCAAGTGACGCAAGGTTTTGAATATATTTGCAACTAGTGCTGAATGAAATGTCATCCAGCGCAAGGTCATTACCACCGCTTCCTGTCCTAATATTCTCTATTCTGATGGTAATATTTCCTGAAATTGCACCGGAATTCCATGTGACAAAAAATTGATTCCATGCATGACTGGTACTATCAACCCTTACAATATTTCCAACTACTGCATTATTAATTGAGAAACGAATCATAGGCGAATTCTCAAAATAGATTCCTCCACAAGTTGCGCAATTTTTATTTGTATTGATATTGGAAAACCAGGCAGAAAAAAAGTAGGTCGTATTGGGAAGTACATTAACTGTAGTATTGTAGGCATTTTTTCCCACCGTTCCATCCACGTCTATTATTAGCATATTATTTTTACCAGCTCCTGGAGTATGGTCCTGTATATTTGCAAAATATGAGTTGGAGGTATTTGGACTGGTTCCCACTGTATAATTTCCCGGTCCAACGGAGGGGGAAGAATAAGTATAATCACTACCAAACCCAGTATTGCCAGCTTCAAAATCACCATTGACTATCAATTCAGTACCGGCATCTGGGGGACAGATCTGGGAATAAGCATTATTGTAAAATATGTAAATGCATGTCAGTAGCAATGATAAGCTTATTGAGTATACGTTTTTATTCATATTTAAATGTTTCGATTTTTGTCTGATTTTGATAATTAATATAAATATATTTAAATATTTGCTAAGGTTGATACATTATTATAAATAAAGGTAACCTATTAGGGATAAGCATTCTTATTGAAATAATGATATCAGTGGATATTTTTTGATGAGAAGCATTTTATCTTAATTTTTTTAAGGAATTATTTGATGGATATTCTTATGCTTTCTAATTAAAGGAAGCTTAATTTTTAAATTTTGATTGAAAAATGACCCTTACTTTTTGAAAAATATATGTAAATCCTCATAAAATGGTCTTTTTTTAAGCTGTGGATAAAAAAAAATAAAAAAAATGATCCTAACTTTTGTTTTTTGACTAAAAATCGCAAAATTTATATAAGTTTTCAAAGTATCCCTTTAAAAAGAGGGTAGTTTAAATAAAATCTTTACTAATTAATCAAAAATAAGCTCATTTAGCAATGGCAAAATCGAAATTAGAGTACATCTGGCTTGATGGTTACAAACCGACACAAAGTCTTCGTAGCAAAACTAAAATTGTTAATGATTTCAGCGGAAAATTGGAAGATTGTGAAATGTGGTGTTTTGATGGTTCTTCTACCGAGCAAGCTCCGGGAGGATCTTCAGATTGTTTGTTAAAGCCGGTTTATATCTGTCAGGATCCGCAAAGAAAGAATGGTTACCTTGTAATGTGTGAAGTTTTATCTCCAAACGGAACACCGCATCCTACCAATGGTCGTGCTACTATTGATGATGATGATAATGATTTCTGGTTTGGTTTTGAACAAGAGTACTTCTTGTGGAATCCTGCAACAAATAAGCCTTTGGGATTCCCTGAAAACGGATACCCAGCTCCGCAAGGTCCATATTACTGCTCAGTAGGTGCTAAAAATGCATTTGGTCGTGAAATCGTTGAAGAGCATCTTGATGTTTGTCTTGAGGCAGGCTTGAACGTGGAAGGTATCAATGCTGAAGTGGCAGCAGGACAGTGGGAGTTCCAGATTTTTGCTAAAGGTGCTAAAGAAGCTGGAGATCAAATCTGGGTTGCTCGTTATTTACTTGAAAGAATCGGGGAAAAATATGGTGTTTCTATCAACTGGCATTGCAAACCTCTTGGATCACTTGACTGGAATGGTTCAGGAATGCATGCTAATTTCTCTAACTCTGCACTTCGTACAGCTGGTAAGAAAGAAGTATATGATAGTATCTGCAGCGCATTTGCTCCTGTTGTAAAAGAGCATATTGAGGTTTATGGTGCTGATAACCATCTTCGTTTAACTGGTAAGCACGAAACTCAGTCTATCGATACATTCTCTTACGGGGTGTCTGATCGTGGTGCTTCTATCCGTATTCCAATTGCGACAGTTGAGCGTGGATGGAAAGGTTGGTTAGAGGATCGTCGTCCAAATTCTGCTGCAGATCCATACAAAGTGGCATCAAGAATTATAAAGACGGTAAAAACTGTTTCTAGTAACTAACAATTATTTTATATAAGGATTTTTTTAAGGGAAAGGTGCATTCTGTCACCTTTCCCTTATTTTTTATGCAATTCA
Coding sequences within it:
- a CDS encoding T9SS type A sorting domain-containing protein gives rise to the protein MNKNVYSISLSLLLTCIYIFYNNAYSQICPPDAGTELIVNGDFEAGNTGFGSDYTYSSPSVGPGNYTVGTSPNTSNSYFANIQDHTPGAGKNNMLIIDVDGTVGKNAYNTTVNVLPNTTYFFSAWFSNINTNKNCATCGGIYFENSPMIRFSINNAVVGNIVRVDSTSHAWNQFFVTWNSGAISGNITIRIENIRTGSGGNDLALDDISFSTSCKYIQNLASLGKTSILPDTIYACNEALPITLNPQLGASKYTFQWKNSSGTALSGTNTGSTYSFTSAPAAGKYYLCYDSIADNIGCPRTDSVIVLNELKVNIAPDQLLCDPINYTINSHITAPGITFNWERNNTPLSTNTAAHQAIADGTYKLSVTKPGCPPASGSMKITKIVPTMVGTGVYCSTSTPKEATFTVKGANKIGGNINVEWYNVATGGSKLTATIKNDSTINVKSPNYVTIPGVCEYGLYAEDKNSFNTTASQGAMGTISANNNTIRTMIVVKGNNLALNSLDFYQMNYSTGGTATYTVNIYSNKIANSCGKNNANTPDVIVYPNVGSITLPKTTTATLRTIPLNVSLPGSTAGIVYWIEITGAEFGISTSTKPYGTLNNNSPGQNVLSIGDIADGACYPERKGNIASINATSGKTNSCGRVFVCATTESCTLPVEFLSIEAKSNASGTIITWSTTWELNNKLFIVQKSLDGKTFHNIGQVVGSGNSNTINKYSFTDVTGKGNNSYYYRIIQVDFNGASETSKIVSSNAYNSDSQIIVFPVPSKKGEPITFSFSEYSSKTLTISDLYGKTLFFGNIGPEEENYSLNLNLLSGIYIAEIENEFNLKVLKKLIIE
- a CDS encoding glutamine synthetase beta-grasp domain-containing protein, which encodes MAKSKLEYIWLDGYKPTQSLRSKTKIVNDFSGKLEDCEMWCFDGSSTEQAPGGSSDCLLKPVYICQDPQRKNGYLVMCEVLSPNGTPHPTNGRATIDDDDNDFWFGFEQEYFLWNPATNKPLGFPENGYPAPQGPYYCSVGAKNAFGREIVEEHLDVCLEAGLNVEGINAEVAAGQWEFQIFAKGAKEAGDQIWVARYLLERIGEKYGVSINWHCKPLGSLDWNGSGMHANFSNSALRTAGKKEVYDSICSAFAPVVKEHIEVYGADNHLRLTGKHETQSIDTFSYGVSDRGASIRIPIATVERGWKGWLEDRRPNSAADPYKVASRIIKTVKTVSSN